In Pseudophryne corroboree isolate aPseCor3 chromosome 7, aPseCor3.hap2, whole genome shotgun sequence, a single window of DNA contains:
- the LOC134944556 gene encoding uncharacterized protein LOC134944556 translates to MKFILYAIFLMVSLLTMGTQGRPIYPSKGSAEAPLAQAAQSRSFNWHQVTLDWKTVGTNIGFIGLVILAGMCLCCTAYFQSLKECLSNAFHRLIYGVVQDDIESLLQQHLPQRAHRYLELDDDDDEDEEPRGKDRYHVKHEMGHHQRDHRQKYHVAERHNIMRNGRKDPRQMKKEQKPSIKKILKKPIQKLNVKKFVPKAPKIVQKLKVPKFIKKMRR, encoded by the exons ATGAAGTTTATACTTTATGCGATTTTTCTCATGGTGAGCTTGCTCACCATGGGGACCCAAGGCCGGCCTATATATCCATCTAAAG GCTCGGCAGAGGCGCCATTGGCGCAAGCTGCTCAATCGAGGAGCTTTAATTGGCATCAAG TTACACTGGACTGGAAAACCGTGGGTACCAACATCGGTTTCATTGGACTAGTGATACTTGCCGGAATGTGCCTTTGCTGTACTGCATA CTTCCAATCATTGAAGGAGTGTCTGAGTAACGCCTTCCATCGGCTGATTTACGGAGTAGTGCAAGATGACATCGAGTCACTACTGCAGCAACATCTACCCCAGCGAG CACACAGATACCTGGAattggacgatgatgatgatgaagatgaagaaccCCGTGGAAAAGATCGCTACCATGTGAAACACGAGATGGGACATCATCAGAGAGACCACCGCCAGAAATACCATGTGGCAGAGCGTCATAACATCATGCGCAACGGGAGAAAGGACCCCAGGCAGATGAAGAAAGAACAAAAACCATCAATAAAGAAGATCTTAAAGAAGCCAATCCAGAAACTGAATGTGAAAAAATTTGTGCCGAAAGCGCCCAAGATCGTCCAGAAATTGAAGGTGCCCAAATTCATCAAAAAAATGAGGCGCTAA